The stretch of DNA GTTGGGAAACCTCTTTTAACTGCTGTTTAAGCTCCTCCCTTTCATTCAACATTTCTGCTTCCACTCTCTCTTCGTCTTTCATTAATTCTTCCCTGCGAGCATTCATTTGCTGCATGAGTCCAGAAACCACTTCTTTGTTTGTTTTTTTGGTTTGCTCAAAGAGGTTTCCTAATGATTTTCTATATTGCTTGTTAAACTTAATAACCTCTCTTAAAGCGTTCATATAAGCATCTTCACGGCTTTCACGCATTTGTCTAGTCCGTACCAATGATTGTTCATATTGATTCCATAGCGTATCTACAAATAAATCTTCATTTTTAGGTTCTTCTGCTGTAGGAATCATTTTTTCTTCAACAGCTAGAACACTTTCACTCTTTTTCTGTGCCATCGTCTTTCCTCCTCTTTTTACTGTTTTCTTTCTCTATCGGATCCCTCTTTTGAAATGAAGGAATATAGAGCTCAAGGAAACTTGAATACATTTTGAAGAATTGGTCTAGCATCGATTGGTACGATTCTAGTTGATTGGCATAGCCTTTTAAGTATGTAATACCAGCTTTTGTTATAGAATATCTTCTTTTGGCAGGACCGCTTCCATTGGTATCCCATTCTGATGATACCAGTTCTTCTTTTTCCAACTGTCTTAACAGTCTGTAGAGATTGCCTTGATCAATTGTTTTAAAACCAAATGTTTGTAATTTCTGACTTAGCTCATATCCGTGAAGAGACATCCTGCTAAGAAGCAATAGAATAAATGGCAGAACAAAATTTTTTGAAGGAT from Neobacillus sp. CF12 encodes:
- the phaQ gene encoding poly-beta-hydroxybutyrate-responsive repressor — its product is MVNQDNQSVNPSKNFVLPFILLLLSRMSLHGYELSQKLQTFGFKTIDQGNLYRLLRQLEKEELVSSEWDTNGSGPAKRRYSITKAGITYLKGYANQLESYQSMLDQFFKMYSSFLELYIPSFQKRDPIEKENSKKRRKDDGTEKE